In a single window of the Gossypium hirsutum isolate 1008001.06 chromosome D02, Gossypium_hirsutum_v2.1, whole genome shotgun sequence genome:
- the LOC107910666 gene encoding uncharacterized protein: protein MGVNLWGCEGGKMGDVSSMEMWWLINIRATLIALLFISIFHFSKKFYVKFLTIWTSPPSSLLSSTLHLPSASSPISNQDSQSRTLEVVSDSDLKFLIDNLDEKRNEDENWENVIDKKNNFLSYKAKCCKSKDRPLKYLSTAVFESCSPELLRDFYMDNDYRKQWDKTILDHVQLQVYTTSGVEIGRTLKKFPLLTPREYILAWRLWEGKDTTLYCFIKDCEHPSAPRQKKYVRVEYFRSGWQIRKVPGRDASEIRMFHQEDAGLNVEMAKLAFAKGAWSFLCKMDNALRNYSSINHPPSTPSVWAATLIQKVPPDLDYRTDITSAVPTSVAYNDESRKKKLLRRPSKKFLAKALLLLGGVIYLCRAHSALGTKVTMACILTKLRKRDGSSRQSSHS from the exons ATGGGCGTCAACCTATGGGGATGTGAGGGTGGTAAGATGGGCGATGTTTCTTCAATGGAGATGTGGTGGCTGATTAACATAAGAGCTACTCTAATTGCTCTTCTTTTTAtatccatttttcatttttccaaGAAGTTTTATGTTAAATTCCTTACAATATGGACATCTCCTCCTTCTTCTTTATTATCATCTACTCTTCATCTTCCTTCTGCTTCTTCACCCATTTCCAATCAAGATTCTCAATCAAG AACCCTAGAGGTTGTGTCTGATTCAGATTTGAAGTTTTTAATTGATAATTTGGATGAGAAGCGCAATGAGGACGAAAATTGGGAGAATGTAATCGACAAGAAAAACAACTTTCTATCCTACAAAGCCAAGTGCTGCAAATCGAAG GATAGACCATTGAAATACCTGAGCACAGCCGTTTTTGAGAGTTGCTCCCCGGAGCTTCTGAGGGACTTCTATATGGATAATGATTATAGAAAGCAGTGGGATAAGACCATTCTTGATCATGTGCAACTGCAGGTGTACACAACAAGTGGAGTTGAAATTGGTCGcacattaaaaaaatttccacTTTTAACACCTAGAGAGTATATATTGGCTTGGAGATTGTGGGAGGGAAAAGATACAACTTTGTACTGTTTCATCAAG GACTGTGAACATCCATCAGCACCACGACAGAAGAAGTATGTTCGCGTGGAATATTTTAGATCCGGTTGGCAGATCAGGAAAG TACCTGGTAGAGATGCTTCTGAGATCAGAATGTTTCACCAAGAAGATGCTGGTCTGAATGTGGAAATGGCAAAACTAGCATTTGCGAAGGGCGCATGGAGTTTTTTGTGTAAGATGGATAATGCACTACGCAATTATTCTTCGATCAACCATCCTCCGTCTACACCATCTGTTTGGGCAGCCACTCTGATTCAGAAG GTTCCACCTGATTTAGATTATAGAACTGACATTACTTCAGCAGTCCCTACATCAGTAGCCTATAATGACGAATCCAGAAAGAAAAAGTTATTAAGAAGACCATCAAAGAAGTTTTTGGCAAAAGCATTGCTTCTTCTTGGGGGTGTGATCTACCTATGTCGTGCGCACTCTGCCCTGGGTACCAAAGTTACAATGGCATGCATTTTAACAAAATTGAGAAAACGCGATGGTTCGTCGAGACAGAGTAGCCATAGTTGA